One stretch of Thalassophryne amazonica chromosome 17, fThaAma1.1, whole genome shotgun sequence DNA includes these proteins:
- the LOC117530127 gene encoding claudin-5-like, with protein sequence MLTVCLESLGLTLCVAGSVLVMAACGMPTWKVSAFIDSNIVVAQTIWDGLWMTCVVQSTGQMQCKVHDSVLALTRDLQTARALTVLSAALGFAALAVTVTGAQCTTCVADSAVKRRVVRAGGIVYAASGLFVLVPLCWIANNIIVDFHDPHVASSKKREIGAAIYTGWAAAALLLLGGAVLCCSCTRTAASGKYAPSTETTCTAECDKKYYV encoded by the coding sequence ATGCTGACCGTGTGCCTGGAGTCTCTCGGTCTGACGCTGTGCGTCGCCGGCTCCGTGCTCGTGATGGCCGCGTGCGGGATGCCCACATGGAAGGTGTCGGCGTTCATCGACTCCAACATCGTGGTGGCGCAGACGATCTGGGACGGCCTGTGGATGACGTGCGTGGTGCAGAGCACGGGCCAGATGCAGTGCAAAGTGCACGACTCGGTCCTGGCGCTCACGCGGGACCTGCAGACGGCGCGCGCGCTGACGGTGCTGTCCGCCGCGCTGGGGTTCGCGGCCCTGGCGGTGACCGTCACGGGCGCGCAGTGCACCACGTGCGTCGCCGACTCGGCGGTGAAGCGCAGAGTGGTGCGCGCGGGAGGGATCGTGTACGCGGCGAGCGGCCTGTTCGTGCTCGTGCCTCTGTGCTGGATCGCCAACAACATCATCGTGGATTTCCATGACCCGCACGTGGCCTCGTCCAAGAAGCGTGAGATCGGCGCGGCCATCTACACGGGCTGGGCGGCGGCGGCGCTGCTGCTGCTCGGCGGCGCCGTGCTCTGCTGCTCCTGCACGCGCACAGCCGCCAGCGGCAAGTACGCGCCCAGCACGGAAACCACGTGCACGGCGGAGTGTGACAAAAAATACTACGTatga